In Elaeis guineensis isolate ETL-2024a chromosome 1, EG11, whole genome shotgun sequence, a genomic segment contains:
- the LOC105038143 gene encoding CBL-interacting protein kinase 6 → MEEVSPPTASSEGRAVLHGRYELGRLLGHGTFAKVYLARNLRTGKAVAIKVFGKEKVIQAGMMEQVKREISLMKMVTHPNIVELHEVMATRSKIYFAMELVRGGELFTRIARAGRLKEDIARHYFRQLISAIDFCHSRGVYHRDLKPENLLLDEQGNLKIADFGLSAFADHVRPDGLLHTACGTPAYVAPEVFGRKGYDGAKADLWSCGVILYVLLAGFLPFQDDNLVTMYRKIYRGDFRCPPWFSSDARRVVTKLLDPNPNTRITVAKLVEMPWFKKSSLRKEVPPASVVVEEKRGKKEGEEPERLNAFHLISFSQGFDLSPLFVDGERREEGMRFVTREPASGVVARLEEVAAKATGRLRVTKSGAAGVRLEGEERGRKGRLAVAADIFAVAPSVLVVDVRKDGGDTVEYRRFCSDELRPALRDIMWTSSDSQTAAA, encoded by the coding sequence ATGGAGGAGGTGTCCCCACCCACCGCTTCGTCGGAGGGCCGCGCCGTCCTCCACGGCCGCTACGAGCTCGGCCGCCTCCTCGGCCACGGCACCTTCGCGAAGGTCTACCTCGCTCGCAACCTCCGCACCGGAAAAGCCGTGGCGATCAAGGTGTTCGGGAAGGAGAAGGTGATTCAGGCGGGGATGATGGAGCAAGTGAAGCGAGAAATATCGTTGATGAAGATGGTCACCCACCCTAACATCGTGGAGCTCCACGAGGTGATGGCCACCCGCTCCAAGATCTACTTCGCCATGGAGCTCGTCCGCGGCGGCGAGCTCTTCACCCGCATCGCCCGCGCCGGCCGCCTCAAGGAAGACATCGCCCGCCACTACTTCCGCCAGCTCATCTCCGCCATCGACTTCTGCCACAGCCGCGGTGTCTACCACCGGGACCTCAAGCCCGAGAACCTCCTCCTCGACGAGCAGGGCAATCTCAAGATAGCTGATTTCGGGCTCAGCGCCTTCGCCGACCATGTGCGCCCCGATGGCCTTCTCCACACGGCCTGCGGCACGCCGGCGTATGTCGCCCCCGAGGTGTTCGGCAGAAAGGGGTATGATGGCGCCAAGGCCGACCTGTGGTCCTGCGGCGTGATTCTCTATGTGCTTCTTGCTGGATTCTTGCCTTTCCAGGATGACAATCTTGTGACGATGTACAGAAAGATTTATCGCGGAGATTTCCGCTGCCCGCCGTGGTTCTCGTCCGACGCCCGACGGGTCGTCACCAAGCTGCTCGATCCCAATCCCAACACTAGAATTACGGTTGCCAAGCTTGTTGAGATGCCCTGGTTTAAGAAGTCGTCGCTTCGGAAAGAGGTGCCGCCGGCTTCGGTGGTGGTGGAGGAAAAGCGGGGGAAGAAGGAGGGGGAGGAGCCGGAGCGGCTGAATGCTTTCCATTTGATATCTTTCTCGCAAGGGTTCGACCTTTCGCCACTGTTTGTGGATGGGGAAAGGAGGGAGGAAGGGATGAGGTTTGTGACGAGGGAGCCGGCGAGTGGGGTGGTGGCGAGGCTGGAGGAGGTGGCGGCGAAGGCGACGGGGAGGCTGCGGGTGACCAAGAGCGGGGCAGCAGGGGTGAGGCTGGAAGGGGAGGAGAGGGGGAGGAAGGGGAGGCTTGCGGTGGCGGCGGACATCTTCGCGGTGGCGCCGTCGGTGCTCGTGGTGGATGTTAGGAAGGACGGTGGTGACACGGTCGAATACCGGAGGTTCTGCAGCGACGAGCTGCGGCCTGCCCTCAGGGACATCATGTGGACGTCCTCCGACAGCCAGACCGCCGCCGCGTGA